From one Pseudomonas fluorescens genomic stretch:
- the mnxG gene encoding manganese-oxidizing multicopper oxidase MnxG, which produces MMTPIKGSVLTSLLLAAASLAWQPLSQAAVRCERNLVANVVALDQPLMFNRLGAQNANGMMFALRRDVVDEHQVSLASGGAAVPGKVSLRPDKRPRPIVLRVAAGDCLTVNLQNLLAYQANPNKHGIDHEEENEVEGEENETEENEAAEGNEQGGEHFVADEQVSDRHVGFQVNGMQAVNSIADIAANTGRNGNFLIAPGASRSYTLYAEREGAFAATSQGATFGGEGAAGNVANGLFGQVVVVPKGGRTLRNTLTEEEMRLSSSGRTPTGQPIVDYQARYPQQEPWIREGKAGAPIIAMTDGNEIISSESDAIVMGPNADGSFPASTYPLESIGKRNPAIPNRLEPFRDFAAQFTDEAASTQAFPGYWADPVMGHVLEPTRDSFMINYGSGGMGAEVVANRLGVGPMHDCLSCAYEEFFLSSHTVGDVAMLVDVPANVGLENLRPGQTPSAEQVGVKASMALYPAEPANVNHSYIGDMVKFRNTHNGHEQHIFHLHGHQWLFNPNDDNSDYVDAQGIGPGVGYTYEIANGGSGNRNRVAGDAIYHCHFYPHFAQGMWSMWRVHDVFEEGTRLEVSGQSENGYHSQPFALRSGKPAAGARALPDGEIVAGTPIPAVVPLPGKAMAPMPGKVAVIPKLAQTLVAENDDEEHEEGDDDSGHHDAAPRAVGSLALVDRSEANRNADGSLKNPGFPFWIGGMENTVGQRPPTPPLDMLDPVKAQQLKNSGNALWANLDPAQVGGWDGGLPRHALDGLSAGGEAVVTTTALDFTKAITKAKAVFLPEEGTDVEQAAMSFHSKLEHPSYAVLPGMQTVARNFRTNGAAPTAGAPYYEPCMDDRAKRLTQFSGAGEFNSGERLDGMSFTGSSTFTADRPRIYKGANIQFDAVYNKVGYHFPQARIISLWEDAWSVINKQRPPEPLVMRMNTFDCVMYQHTNLIPSYYEMDDYQVRTPTDVIGQHIHLPKWDLTAADGSANGWNYEDGILSPGTVVERIHAIREFNQCHSGDPRESTAECPVAKAHPFFGRYGRADWLGARTAMQRWFVDPVVNVHNVDRGLGTIFTHDHLGPSTHQQLGLYATVLAEPAGSTWYHAETGELLYNSALREDGGPTSWQAVVKTGDLDGDGRNDSYREFFLEYSDFQHAYEAGVYVGAGPDGIPNAQAYPASADSFRYAINPPVRQKASNLLESVVESRGGLNPGCPSRPCPQAISVDDPGMFVVNYRNEPLALRVYDPNKVAPDGKRGMQADGLGGDLAYAMQSRTDRAIPAMNLSPAAITSAVGPTGGTTVFPPHINVAGAEPGDPFTPMLRTYSGDNVRLRMHAGGHEEEHNVTLHGVKWLQNGSGFGNSSNSGWKASQMVGISEQLGFMAPVSMISSSSAPNGDYLYSLDAAHEGYWNGIWGVMRNYTNSRNDLFALPNNSLPMAARNTVAFDGICPRFTANSNGIGTRPTVQRSYEIVAALANDILGNALGVSINDPAGVGQHVGGPLKANGGTLVYNSRRTSIAQVTVTDPEDGETFTIGGHSGPLHDPTAILYVRKADLDPSTGKLKPGVPIEPLVLRAAAGECLKVTLENRLPLVMPDLPSTAVMQNVVKRDRNGSEGSTAFNNNLMRPSSHVGLHTQLLAYDITKSDGANVGQNPVQTVPPRAGNSGAYPNKVYQYYAGHLEREGKPVLQMGRAVDNINTTSIEFGGLNITPADVIKQGQKGLIGAMSILPLGATWTEDSASRASATVQVPGQTAYRDFATLWQRSLNMRWADGRPVEGIATEGNGVPGDPKDNSNMAINYKTEPLWLRFGLAPDAPFGHADGNGWADVPNAHMAYSNALVGGDPQTPVLWAKPGQPLRNHVLMPTGGSRGITYQLDGHLWPLHNYQAEKSDTGGYPMYQPGIGSVRFGYNPQAMYIGAQESVLPAAHFSFMLPSAGGSNAVPGDYLFRDYAAYGNVSGLWGILRVTNETPPATPPAQ; this is translated from the coding sequence ATGATGACTCCGATCAAAGGCTCAGTCCTGACTTCACTGCTGCTTGCCGCCGCCAGCCTTGCCTGGCAGCCGCTCAGCCAAGCCGCCGTGCGCTGCGAGCGCAATCTGGTGGCCAACGTGGTGGCGCTCGATCAGCCACTGATGTTCAACCGCCTGGGTGCGCAGAATGCCAACGGCATGATGTTCGCCCTGCGCCGCGATGTGGTCGACGAGCACCAGGTGTCGCTGGCCAGTGGCGGCGCTGCGGTGCCGGGCAAGGTCAGCCTGCGCCCGGACAAACGTCCGCGGCCGATTGTGCTGCGGGTGGCGGCGGGCGACTGCCTGACCGTCAACCTGCAGAACTTGCTGGCCTATCAGGCCAACCCGAACAAGCACGGCATCGATCACGAAGAAGAGAACGAGGTCGAAGGCGAGGAAAACGAAACTGAAGAGAACGAAGCGGCCGAAGGCAACGAGCAGGGCGGTGAGCACTTTGTCGCCGACGAGCAGGTCAGCGACCGCCATGTCGGCTTTCAGGTCAACGGCATGCAGGCGGTCAACAGCATCGCCGACATTGCCGCCAACACCGGGCGCAATGGCAACTTCCTGATCGCCCCCGGCGCCAGCCGCTCCTACACCCTGTATGCCGAACGCGAAGGCGCGTTTGCCGCCACCAGCCAGGGCGCCACCTTCGGCGGTGAAGGCGCTGCCGGCAACGTTGCCAATGGCCTGTTCGGCCAGGTGGTGGTGGTACCCAAAGGTGGGCGCACCTTGCGCAATACCCTGACCGAAGAAGAAATGCGCCTGAGCAGCAGCGGTCGCACCCCCACCGGCCAGCCGATCGTCGACTACCAGGCCCGTTACCCGCAGCAGGAGCCCTGGATCCGCGAGGGCAAGGCCGGTGCGCCGATCATTGCCATGACCGATGGCAACGAGATCATCTCCAGTGAGTCCGACGCCATTGTCATGGGCCCCAATGCCGATGGCAGCTTCCCGGCCTCGACCTACCCGCTGGAAAGCATCGGCAAGCGCAACCCGGCGATCCCCAACCGCCTGGAGCCGTTTCGCGATTTCGCCGCGCAGTTTACCGATGAAGCCGCCTCGACCCAGGCCTTCCCCGGTTACTGGGCCGACCCGGTGATGGGCCATGTGCTGGAACCGACCCGCGACTCGTTCATGATCAACTACGGCTCCGGCGGCATGGGCGCGGAGGTTGTGGCCAACCGCCTGGGCGTGGGGCCGATGCATGACTGCCTGTCGTGCGCCTATGAAGAGTTCTTTCTGAGTTCGCACACCGTCGGCGACGTGGCGATGCTGGTGGACGTACCGGCCAACGTCGGTCTTGAGAACCTGCGCCCAGGCCAGACCCCAAGCGCCGAGCAGGTCGGGGTCAAGGCGAGCATGGCCCTGTATCCGGCGGAACCGGCAAACGTCAACCACAGCTACATCGGCGACATGGTCAAGTTTCGCAACACCCACAACGGCCATGAGCAGCACATCTTCCACCTGCACGGTCACCAGTGGCTGTTCAATCCCAACGACGACAACTCCGACTATGTCGACGCCCAGGGCATCGGCCCAGGCGTCGGCTACACCTACGAAATCGCCAACGGCGGCTCGGGCAACCGCAACCGCGTCGCGGGCGACGCGATCTACCACTGTCACTTCTACCCGCACTTTGCCCAGGGCATGTGGAGCATGTGGCGGGTCCACGATGTATTCGAAGAGGGCACCCGCCTGGAGGTCTCCGGGCAGAGCGAAAACGGCTATCACAGCCAGCCGTTCGCCCTGCGCAGCGGCAAACCGGCCGCCGGCGCCCGCGCTTTGCCAGACGGCGAAATCGTCGCCGGTACGCCTATCCCTGCCGTAGTGCCGCTGCCAGGCAAGGCCATGGCGCCGATGCCGGGCAAGGTCGCGGTGATACCGAAGCTGGCGCAAACCCTGGTTGCAGAGAACGATGACGAAGAGCACGAAGAGGGCGATGACGATTCCGGCCATCACGACGCCGCGCCGCGCGCTGTCGGCTCCCTGGCCCTGGTCGATCGCAGCGAAGCCAACCGCAACGCCGACGGCAGCCTGAAAAACCCGGGCTTCCCGTTCTGGATCGGCGGCATGGAAAACACCGTCGGCCAGCGTCCGCCAACCCCACCGCTGGACATGCTTGACCCGGTCAAGGCGCAACAGCTGAAAAACTCCGGCAACGCCCTGTGGGCCAACCTTGACCCAGCCCAGGTCGGCGGCTGGGACGGCGGCCTGCCACGGCATGCCCTGGATGGCCTGTCTGCCGGTGGCGAAGCGGTGGTGACCACCACCGCGCTGGACTTTACCAAGGCGATCACCAAGGCCAAGGCGGTGTTTCTGCCCGAGGAGGGCACCGACGTCGAACAGGCGGCGATGAGCTTCCATTCCAAGCTGGAACACCCAAGCTATGCCGTGTTGCCCGGCATGCAGACCGTGGCGCGCAACTTTCGCACCAACGGCGCTGCGCCCACTGCCGGTGCGCCCTACTACGAGCCGTGCATGGACGACCGCGCCAAGCGTCTGACCCAGTTCTCCGGCGCCGGTGAGTTCAACAGCGGCGAACGCCTGGACGGCATGAGCTTCACCGGTAGCTCGACCTTCACCGCCGACCGCCCGCGCATCTACAAGGGCGCCAACATCCAGTTCGATGCGGTGTACAACAAAGTCGGCTATCACTTCCCGCAAGCGCGGATCATCAGCCTCTGGGAAGACGCCTGGTCGGTGATCAACAAGCAGCGCCCACCGGAGCCGCTGGTGATGCGCATGAACACCTTCGACTGCGTGATGTACCAGCACACCAACCTGATCCCCTCGTACTACGAGATGGACGACTACCAGGTGCGCACGCCGACCGACGTCATCGGCCAGCATATCCACCTGCCGAAATGGGACCTGACTGCCGCCGACGGCTCGGCCAACGGCTGGAACTACGAGGACGGCATTCTTTCCCCTGGCACCGTGGTCGAGCGCATCCATGCCATTCGCGAGTTCAACCAGTGCCACAGCGGCGACCCGCGTGAAAGCACGGCCGAGTGCCCGGTGGCCAAGGCGCATCCGTTCTTCGGCCGCTACGGGCGTGCCGACTGGCTGGGCGCGCGCACGGCCATGCAGCGCTGGTTCGTCGACCCGGTGGTCAACGTGCACAACGTCGACCGTGGCCTGGGCACCATCTTTACCCACGATCACCTCGGCCCATCGACCCACCAGCAACTGGGCCTGTATGCAACCGTCTTGGCGGAACCGGCTGGCTCCACCTGGTACCACGCCGAAACCGGCGAACTGCTGTACAACAGCGCCCTGCGCGAAGACGGCGGGCCGACCTCGTGGCAGGCGGTGGTGAAAACCGGCGACCTCGATGGCGACGGGCGCAACGACAGCTACCGTGAGTTCTTCCTCGAATACAGCGACTTCCAGCATGCCTATGAGGCGGGCGTCTACGTCGGTGCCGGCCCGGACGGCATCCCCAATGCCCAGGCCTATCCGGCCAGTGCCGACAGCTTCCGCTACGCCATCAACCCGCCGGTACGGCAGAAGGCCTCGAACCTGCTCGAATCGGTGGTCGAGTCGCGCGGCGGGCTCAATCCGGGCTGCCCGAGCCGGCCGTGCCCACAGGCGATCTCGGTGGATGACCCGGGGATGTTCGTCGTCAACTACCGCAACGAGCCACTGGCCCTGCGCGTCTACGACCCGAACAAGGTAGCGCCGGACGGCAAGCGCGGCATGCAGGCCGACGGCCTGGGCGGTGACCTGGCCTACGCCATGCAAAGCCGTACCGACCGCGCCATCCCGGCGATGAACCTGTCGCCTGCCGCGATTACCTCGGCAGTCGGCCCGACCGGTGGCACCACAGTGTTCCCGCCGCACATCAACGTGGCCGGCGCAGAGCCGGGTGATCCGTTCACCCCGATGCTGCGCACGTACTCCGGTGACAACGTACGCCTGCGCATGCATGCCGGCGGCCATGAAGAGGAACACAACGTGACCCTGCACGGCGTCAAATGGCTGCAGAACGGCTCGGGCTTCGGCAACAGCTCGAACTCCGGCTGGAAGGCCTCGCAGATGGTGGGCATTTCCGAGCAACTGGGCTTCATGGCGCCGGTGTCGATGATCTCCAGTTCGTCCGCGCCCAATGGCGACTACCTGTACTCGCTGGACGCCGCCCACGAAGGCTACTGGAACGGCATCTGGGGGGTGATGCGCAACTACACCAACAGCCGCAACGACCTGTTTGCCCTGCCCAACAACAGCTTGCCGATGGCGGCGCGCAATACTGTGGCGTTTGACGGCATCTGCCCGCGTTTTACCGCCAACAGCAACGGCATCGGCACCCGGCCAACGGTGCAGCGCAGCTATGAAATCGTCGCTGCCCTGGCCAACGACATCCTCGGCAACGCGTTGGGCGTCAGCATCAACGACCCGGCCGGGGTCGGCCAGCATGTCGGCGGCCCGCTCAAGGCCAACGGCGGCACCCTGGTGTACAACAGCCGGCGCACCAGCATCGCGCAAGTGACGGTAACCGACCCCGAAGATGGCGAGACCTTCACCATCGGCGGCCACAGCGGGCCACTGCACGACCCGACCGCGATCCTCTATGTGCGCAAGGCGGACCTCGACCCGAGCACCGGCAAGCTCAAGCCCGGTGTACCGATCGAGCCGCTGGTGCTGCGCGCCGCTGCCGGTGAGTGCCTGAAGGTGACCCTGGAGAACCGCCTGCCGCTGGTCATGCCGGACCTGCCCAGCACCGCCGTGATGCAGAACGTGGTCAAGCGCGACCGCAACGGCAGCGAGGGCTCCACTGCCTTCAACAACAACCTGATGCGGCCTTCCAGCCATGTCGGCCTGCATACCCAACTGCTGGCTTACGACATCACCAAGTCGGACGGCGCCAACGTCGGCCAGAACCCGGTGCAGACCGTACCGCCACGCGCTGGCAACAGCGGCGCCTACCCGAACAAGGTCTACCAGTACTACGCCGGCCACCTGGAGCGTGAAGGCAAGCCGGTGCTGCAGATGGGCCGCGCGGTGGACAACATCAACACCACGTCCATCGAGTTCGGCGGCCTGAACATCACCCCGGCCGATGTCATCAAGCAGGGGCAGAAAGGCCTGATCGGTGCCATGAGCATCCTGCCGCTGGGTGCCACCTGGACCGAAGACAGCGCAAGCCGGGCCTCGGCCACGGTGCAGGTGCCGGGGCAAACGGCCTACCGCGACTTCGCCACGTTGTGGCAGCGCTCGCTGAACATGCGCTGGGCCGATGGCCGGCCGGTGGAAGGCATTGCCACTGAAGGCAACGGCGTGCCGGGTGATCCGAAGGACAACTCGAACATGGCCATCAACTACAAGACCGAGCCGCTGTGGTTGCGCTTCGGCCTGGCCCCGGATGCGCCGTTCGGCCATGCCGATGGCAATGGCTGGGCCGATGTGCCCAACGCCCACATGGCTTACAGCAACGCCCTGGTCGGTGGCGATCCACAAACCCCGGTGCTCTGGGCCAAGCCTGGCCAGCCGCTGCGCAACCATGTGCTGATGCCCACCGGAGGCAGCCGTGGCATCACCTACCAGCTCGATGGCCACCTGTGGCCGCTGCACAACTACCAGGCGGAGAAGTCCGACACGGGTGGTTACCCGATGTACCAGCCGGGTATCGGTTCGGTGCGCTTTGGCTACAACCCGCAGGCCATGTACATCGGCGCCCAGGAGAGCGTGCTGCCGGCGGCGCACTTCAGCTTCATGCTGCCCAGCGCCGGGGGCAGCAACGCGGTGCCGGGTGACTACCTGTTCCGCGACTACGCCGCCTACGGCAACGTGTCTGGCTTGTGGGGGATCTTGCGGGTGACCAACGAAACACCACCGGCCACGCCGCCAGCACAGTGA
- a CDS encoding cytochrome D1 domain-containing protein, which translates to MNKKNRPLYLGLLAGLTLMGLGVSYQSLWCDPRSELAERDPQGLHTLSRDGVTVAFEARPLGSGGTLTEGSFANVRFTITDQNSGQPLSGVSPGAWLDPALTGDAAKDRSNSCKARVALFLKSSIGARPLLDLNSYFLLVLNKDASLTVIDPSVSVGGVTSTLARIELPGTPMDWVASKDDKQVYVSIPQRGEVALIDTETFQRIANLPAGKQPLRLAMQPDQRLLWVGNNASDAQSSGVTVIDVPSRKTLKFFATGAGHHEIAFSADSRYAFVSNRDSGTLSVIDASEMRLVKTLKVGSHPLSVAYSPLSQAVYVADGRDGSISVIDARSHTQRHLIEGKQGLGPMRFSNDGRFGIVLNTLESRAMVIDASSDRLIHSLSVAAEPYQLTFTQAYAYIRGLASPKVSMINLSSLGEGRQPIVQGFEAGPAAPRLAGDLPLAQGLTVARDENSVFVVNPVDNTTYFYAEGMNAPMSGYANRGHNARAALVIDRSLREVTPGVYSSTVKLPAAGTFDVAFLLNQPQIIHCFSTEVAASGSAPHRQTPQVEFLIERSALVQGQTLVARFRITEGNGTPRTGIKDLSLRYFLAPTSRARTSAVREVGEGIYEAPLEPLEAGAWYLHVQAPSLGKRFAENNYTSLRVVPAGAQQASDAGPRSVQ; encoded by the coding sequence ATGAACAAGAAGAATCGACCGCTGTACCTGGGCCTGCTGGCGGGCCTGACGCTGATGGGCCTGGGGGTGAGTTACCAAAGCCTGTGGTGCGACCCGCGCAGCGAGCTGGCCGAGCGTGACCCGCAGGGCCTGCATACCCTCAGCCGCGACGGTGTCACCGTCGCGTTCGAGGCGCGGCCGCTGGGAAGTGGTGGGACCCTGACCGAAGGCAGCTTCGCCAATGTGCGCTTCACGATCACCGACCAGAACAGCGGCCAGCCATTGTCAGGGGTGTCCCCTGGCGCCTGGCTGGACCCGGCGCTGACCGGCGATGCCGCCAAGGACCGCAGCAACAGCTGCAAGGCGCGGGTGGCGCTGTTTCTCAAAAGCAGCATCGGCGCGCGGCCATTGCTGGACCTGAACAGCTACTTCCTGCTGGTGCTGAACAAGGACGCCAGCCTCACCGTGATCGACCCGTCGGTGTCGGTGGGCGGCGTCACCAGCACCCTGGCGCGCATCGAGCTGCCGGGCACGCCGATGGACTGGGTGGCGAGCAAGGATGACAAGCAGGTCTACGTGTCGATCCCGCAGCGCGGTGAAGTGGCGCTGATCGACACCGAGACCTTCCAGCGCATTGCCAACCTGCCGGCCGGCAAGCAGCCGCTGCGCCTGGCGATGCAGCCTGACCAGCGCCTGTTGTGGGTCGGCAACAACGCCAGCGACGCCCAGAGCAGCGGGGTGACGGTGATCGACGTGCCCAGCCGCAAGACCCTGAAGTTCTTCGCCACCGGCGCCGGCCACCATGAAATCGCCTTCAGCGCCGATTCGCGCTACGCCTTTGTCAGCAACCGCGACAGCGGCACCCTGAGCGTGATCGACGCCAGTGAAATGCGCCTGGTGAAAACCCTCAAGGTCGGCTCGCACCCCTTGTCGGTGGCCTATTCACCGCTGTCCCAGGCGGTGTATGTGGCCGATGGGCGCGACGGCAGTATCAGCGTCATCGATGCCCGTAGCCATACCCAGCGCCATCTGATTGAAGGCAAGCAGGGCCTGGGGCCGATGCGCTTCAGCAATGACGGGCGCTTCGGCATCGTCCTCAACACCCTGGAAAGCCGGGCCATGGTCATCGATGCCAGTAGCGACCGGCTGATCCATAGCCTGTCGGTGGCCGCCGAACCCTACCAACTGACCTTCACCCAGGCCTATGCCTATATCCGTGGCCTGGCCTCGCCCAAGGTCAGCATGATCAACCTCAGTAGCCTCGGTGAAGGCCGCCAGCCGATTGTCCAGGGCTTTGAAGCGGGACCTGCGGCGCCGCGTCTGGCCGGCGACCTGCCGCTGGCCCAGGGCCTGACGGTGGCCCGTGACGAGAACTCGGTGTTCGTGGTCAACCCGGTGGACAACACCACCTATTTCTACGCCGAAGGCATGAACGCGCCGATGTCCGGTTACGCCAACCGCGGCCACAACGCCCGCGCCGCGCTGGTCATCGACCGCAGCCTGCGCGAGGTGACGCCGGGGGTGTACAGCTCGACCGTCAAGCTGCCGGCCGCTGGCACATTCGACGTCGCCTTTTTGCTCAACCAGCCGCAGATCATCCATTGCTTCAGCACCGAAGTGGCGGCCTCCGGCAGCGCGCCGCACCGGCAGACGCCGCAGGTCGAGTTCCTCATCGAGCGCTCGGCACTGGTTCAGGGCCAGACGCTGGTCGCACGCTTTCGCATCACCGAGGGCAACGGCACGCCGCGCACCGGGATCAAGGACCTGAGCCTGCGCTACTTCCTCGCGCCCACCTCGCGGGCCCGCACCAGTGCGGTCAGGGAAGTGGGTGAGGGCATCTACGAGGCGCCCCTGGAACCACTCGAAGCGGGTGCCTGGTACCTGCATGTGCAGGCGCCTTCGCTGGGCAAGCGCTTTGCCGAGAACAACTACACCAGCCTGCGGGTAGTGCCCGCTGGCGCACAGCAAGCATCCGATGCCGGACCAAGGAGTGTGCAATGA
- a CDS encoding SCO family protein, protein MKLLDRCRLFSLCLLAASCGIAQAHNGVDHSAQGAPAAHQEKASVRFADVSLLDQNGMPVRLEKDLVADHLVVMGFIYTSCTTVCPVVSSIMAKVQKQLGGRVGTEVQLVSISVDPQRDDPQRLLGYAQAFQNGPGWSWLTGTAYAINETLKGLGNFSADLGQHPPLILVGDGHSGHWTRYYGFTDPQLLISEIDRLSARRVHAKHTAIAQEVQP, encoded by the coding sequence ATGAAACTGCTCGATCGCTGCAGACTGTTCAGCCTCTGCCTGCTTGCCGCCAGTTGCGGCATCGCCCAGGCCCATAATGGTGTCGACCACAGTGCCCAGGGTGCGCCCGCCGCCCATCAGGAGAAGGCCTCGGTGCGCTTTGCCGATGTCTCGCTGCTCGACCAGAACGGCATGCCGGTGCGCCTGGAAAAGGACCTGGTGGCCGATCATCTGGTGGTCATGGGCTTTATCTACACCAGTTGCACCACCGTGTGCCCGGTGGTCTCGTCGATCATGGCCAAGGTGCAGAAGCAGTTGGGCGGCCGGGTCGGCACCGAAGTGCAACTGGTGTCGATCAGCGTCGATCCGCAGCGCGATGATCCCCAACGCCTGCTCGGCTACGCCCAGGCCTTCCAGAACGGTCCGGGCTGGAGCTGGCTGACCGGCACTGCGTATGCAATCAACGAAACCCTCAAGGGCCTGGGCAACTTCAGCGCCGACCTTGGCCAGCACCCGCCGCTGATCCTCGTCGGTGACGGCCACAGCGGCCACTGGACCCGTTACTACGGCTTTACCGACCCGCAACTGCTGATCAGCGAGATCGATCGCCTCAGCGCCCGCCGGGTGCACGCCAAGCACACCGCCATTGCCCAGGAGGTACAACCATGA
- a CDS encoding SCO family protein, which yields MRSTDWLALVLCLWILSSVALAHEDHAAPPSSATPVVPEGGTRDARSYFTDTVMQDQNGRNLRFYEDVLKDRVVLLNVIFTHCNDACPLITRKLREVREALGEEAASKVTFISLSSDPQNDTPAVLKAFAEKQGVDSANWLFLTGDKAQMDLVLARLGHLIPSPEQHSTQLIAGDVANKRWSKIRPDAPAPAIAQRLRLLAQPLAGR from the coding sequence ATGCGCAGCACTGACTGGCTGGCCCTGGTGCTGTGCCTGTGGATCCTCAGCTCCGTGGCCCTGGCCCATGAAGACCATGCTGCGCCGCCGTCCAGCGCCACCCCGGTCGTGCCCGAGGGTGGCACCCGCGATGCCCGCAGCTACTTCACCGACACCGTGATGCAAGACCAGAACGGTCGCAACCTGCGCTTCTATGAAGATGTCCTGAAAGACCGGGTGGTGCTGCTCAATGTGATCTTTACCCACTGTAACGACGCCTGCCCGCTGATCACCCGCAAATTGCGCGAAGTGCGCGAAGCCCTCGGCGAGGAGGCGGCCAGCAAGGTCACGTTCATTTCCTTGAGCAGCGACCCACAGAACGACACCCCGGCGGTGCTCAAGGCCTTTGCCGAGAAACAGGGCGTGGACAGCGCCAACTGGCTGTTCCTCACCGGCGATAAAGCGCAGATGGACTTGGTGCTGGCGCGCCTGGGCCACCTGATTCCCAGCCCTGAGCAGCATTCGACCCAGTTGATTGCCGGCGACGTGGCCAACAAACGCTGGAGCAAGATCCGCCCGGACGCGCCGGCACCAGCCATTGCCCAGCGCCTGCGATTGTTGGCGCAACCTCTGGCGGGGCGCTGA